Proteins from a genomic interval of Paenibacillus lentus:
- a CDS encoding manganese catalase family protein, which translates to MYFYKEDLINMIVPDQPDPAAAKVLQETLGGRFGEMRTMMQFFFQSNNFRGNATQFRDLIRGVFLEELSHVELVQHTINQLLTGSGAEQAGDSGIDAAPLDEAIKHANPHHFIMGAQSSLPVDAAGNPWNGNYVYDHGNLISNLLDNVVLESTGVLQKTRIYEMSSNKTFRETLAFLIVRDNAHQNAFAKALETLGVNWGKLFPVPNYDINKYPECKKYVDMGFHNAQFNFRLDPTRIAEIFSGQTPSRNGGDLQVVTPPEGFPLPNLPEIPNEHSPGLHDLNA; encoded by the coding sequence ATGTATTTCTATAAGGAAGACTTAATTAACATGATCGTGCCGGATCAGCCTGATCCAGCAGCTGCCAAGGTACTGCAGGAAACATTAGGTGGTCGTTTCGGAGAGATGCGAACTATGATGCAGTTTTTCTTTCAAAGCAATAACTTTCGAGGCAACGCTACGCAATTTCGAGACTTGATCCGCGGGGTTTTTTTAGAGGAATTAAGTCATGTTGAACTAGTCCAGCATACAATTAATCAACTGCTTACGGGATCTGGTGCTGAACAAGCAGGGGATTCCGGGATAGATGCGGCACCATTGGACGAAGCGATCAAACATGCGAACCCTCATCATTTTATTATGGGTGCGCAAAGCTCTTTACCCGTTGACGCCGCCGGGAATCCTTGGAATGGAAATTATGTGTATGATCATGGCAATTTAATCAGCAATTTATTGGACAATGTCGTACTTGAATCGACAGGAGTGCTGCAGAAAACAAGAATTTATGAAATGAGCAGCAACAAAACCTTCCGAGAAACTCTGGCGTTTCTCATCGTGAGAGATAATGCTCACCAAAACGCCTTTGCCAAGGCACTTGAAACACTGGGAGTCAACTGGGGGAAGCTCTTTCCCGTTCCGAATTATGATATCAATAAATATCCGGAATGCAAGAAATACGTCGATATGGGCTTTCACAATGCGCAATTTAATTTCCGTCTGGATCCTACACGAATTGCTGAAATCTTTAGCGGCCAGACTCCAAGCCGCAACGGAGGAGATTTGCAGGTAGTAACACCGCCTGAAGGATTTCCGCTACCTAACCTGCCTGAGATCCCCAATGAGCACAGCCCAGGCCTGCATGATTTGAATGCATAA
- a CDS encoding peptidylprolyl isomerase, whose amino-acid sequence MRKKHVLLPIILLISAILIVSGCGKNSETKEEAANHQKAGNTAEQTAPPVEPETGNKKEIMSWDNPPAMEIDPNKSYTAEFTTTKGNFTIELFAKDAPKTVNNFVFLSKQGFYDDVIFHRIIESFMIQTGDPEGTGTGGPGYRFEDEQTDYQYEPGIVAMANAGPNTNGSQFFICTGEDSIGLNRSPNYTIFGKVTDGMDVVLDIAATPVQPNPFSGEPSSPTETVQIKEIKITEQ is encoded by the coding sequence ATGAGAAAAAAACATGTACTATTACCAATTATTCTGCTGATTTCCGCCATTCTCATCGTTAGCGGTTGCGGTAAGAATAGTGAGACAAAAGAAGAAGCCGCTAACCATCAAAAGGCTGGAAACACCGCGGAACAAACGGCACCGCCGGTTGAACCTGAGACTGGTAACAAGAAAGAAATCATGAGTTGGGACAACCCTCCTGCTATGGAAATCGACCCGAACAAATCATATACTGCAGAGTTCACAACGACCAAAGGCAACTTTACCATTGAACTGTTCGCCAAAGACGCGCCTAAAACCGTCAATAACTTCGTATTTCTATCGAAGCAGGGCTTCTACGACGATGTTATCTTCCACCGCATTATCGAGTCCTTTATGATCCAAACCGGTGACCCCGAGGGAACTGGAACCGGCGGTCCGGGATACCGTTTCGAAGATGAACAAACCGACTATCAATATGAACCAGGTATCGTAGCTATGGCGAATGCGGGACCAAATACCAATGGCAGCCAATTTTTTATCTGTACGGGTGAGGATAGCATCGGGTTAAATAGGTCACCGAATTATACTATTTTCGGAAAAGTAACGGATGGCATGGATGTCGTTTTGGATATTGCTGCTACACCCGTTCAACCCAACCCTTTCAGCGGCGAGCCGAGCTCACCGACAGAGACAGTGCAGATAAAAGAAATTAAGATTACTGAGCAATAA
- a CDS encoding LacI family DNA-binding transcriptional regulator, whose amino-acid sequence MIKTISDIAAIAGVAKSTVSRYLNGGSVSQATRQRIEKVIKEHQYVPNTFAQSLKARKTNFIGTVVPRLDSFASSQTLMGIDEQLREANYQMLISNTSQDMKREIEAIYDFARQKVSGIILLAAQIHDDHLKAAEEINIPILLLGQENDRLHSLIHDDYHAGYAMGKHILEMGHRNIAYLGVTEKDIAVGVRRKEGFKKSLEGTACSISYYETGFKMTDAMKTASELLDEISPSIIVCATDNIALGVMKAAYLKEIAIPKQLSVTGFGGYDITEIIHPTLTTIRFFYKEAGKLAAHQIIKLVQEEQIDPVTTMEFELLMRESVDKR is encoded by the coding sequence ATGATCAAAACCATTTCAGATATTGCCGCCATTGCAGGGGTAGCCAAGAGCACCGTTTCCCGGTATTTAAACGGGGGTTCTGTCAGCCAAGCGACACGGCAGCGTATTGAAAAAGTTATTAAAGAGCATCAGTATGTACCCAATACTTTTGCTCAGAGCTTGAAAGCACGGAAAACGAATTTTATAGGAACGGTTGTGCCGCGACTGGATTCATTTGCATCCTCTCAAACATTAATGGGCATCGATGAACAATTGCGGGAGGCGAATTATCAAATGCTCATATCTAATACGAGCCAGGATATGAAGCGTGAAATCGAGGCCATTTACGATTTTGCCAGACAAAAGGTTTCGGGAATTATTCTGCTTGCCGCCCAGATTCATGACGACCATTTAAAAGCGGCGGAGGAGATCAATATTCCCATTCTGCTGCTAGGTCAAGAGAATGACCGTCTCCACAGTTTAATCCACGACGACTATCATGCCGGATACGCAATGGGGAAGCATATTCTAGAGATGGGTCATCGAAATATTGCTTATTTAGGTGTGACAGAGAAGGATATCGCCGTTGGAGTGCGAAGAAAAGAAGGGTTTAAGAAGAGCTTAGAGGGGACGGCTTGTTCGATTTCATACTATGAAACTGGGTTTAAAATGACCGATGCGATGAAGACGGCTTCTGAGCTGCTCGATGAGATTTCGCCATCGATCATCGTTTGTGCGACGGACAATATTGCCCTAGGAGTCATGAAGGCTGCGTATCTCAAGGAGATTGCCATTCCTAAGCAGTTGTCCGTCACAGGCTTTGGCGGATATGATATAACAGAAATCATTCATCCTACCTTAACCACCATTCGATTTTTCTATAAGGAGGCAGGGAAGCTTGCTGCTCATCAAATCATAAAGCTTGTGCAGGAGGAGCAAATAGATCCTGTGACCACTATGGAGTTTGAACTGCTTATGCGAGAAAGCGTTGACAAACGCTAA
- a CDS encoding glycoside hydrolase family 32 protein: MTLSREQKYRKLNQASAQELDQLQQKVAHCAWRQSYHIQPPYGLLNDPNGFSFYEGEYHLFYQWFPLGTFHGMKYWYHTKSKDLAHWQNVGIGIEPGDSQDSHGAYSGSGIVKDGELYLMYTGNTRNEAWVRLPYQNLAVMNSEGNIHKRSEPVIASVPDGYTEHFRDPKVWRAGDDYYCVIGAQRTNETGCAVMYKSQDLLSWSFLGEVSTQLNNFGYMWECPDYFELDHQGVLLFCPQGLVPEGDRYQNIYQSGYVVGKRLDVNTQMLDHGAFRELDRGFDFYAPQTTEAPDGRRILVAWMGLPDVSYPTDQHGWAHCLTLPRELTLREGKIIQRPVQELEKRRKDEVNAEAVLHSEAKSFSGFQGSAYELICEFNEADADRFGIEFRVGSTEKTVLTYDRNIKKVILDRSLSGQSVNSEFGSERRCSLDADTIKFHLFVDTSSVEIFVNDGEEVFTSRIFPSKESTQIRFFAHGGSAACRASLWQIS, encoded by the coding sequence ATGACATTATCAAGAGAGCAAAAGTATAGGAAACTGAATCAGGCTTCAGCTCAGGAACTGGATCAGCTTCAGCAGAAGGTAGCCCATTGTGCTTGGAGGCAATCTTATCATATTCAACCTCCTTACGGGTTATTAAACGATCCGAACGGCTTTTCCTTCTACGAAGGGGAATATCATTTGTTCTATCAGTGGTTTCCGCTGGGAACATTTCATGGCATGAAGTATTGGTATCACACGAAGTCCAAAGATCTTGCACACTGGCAAAATGTCGGGATCGGAATTGAACCCGGTGACTCACAGGATTCTCATGGCGCCTATTCTGGCAGCGGGATTGTCAAAGACGGCGAGCTATATTTAATGTATACGGGTAATACAAGAAACGAAGCTTGGGTAAGGCTTCCTTATCAGAACCTAGCTGTAATGAACAGCGAAGGCAACATTCATAAGAGAAGCGAGCCAGTGATCGCCTCAGTCCCTGATGGATATACCGAGCACTTCCGAGATCCAAAGGTTTGGAGAGCGGGTGACGATTACTATTGTGTGATAGGGGCACAGCGTACGAATGAGACCGGATGCGCCGTCATGTATAAATCGCAAGATCTTCTATCATGGAGTTTTCTTGGAGAGGTTTCTACCCAGCTGAATAACTTTGGATATATGTGGGAATGTCCGGATTATTTTGAATTGGATCATCAGGGTGTATTGCTATTCTGTCCGCAGGGCTTAGTTCCTGAAGGTGATCGCTACCAAAATATTTACCAATCCGGATATGTGGTCGGTAAACGACTAGATGTCAATACCCAGATGCTTGATCACGGAGCTTTCCGGGAGCTGGACAGAGGTTTTGATTTTTACGCCCCGCAAACGACAGAAGCTCCAGACGGGCGGCGAATTCTCGTAGCTTGGATGGGACTTCCCGATGTTAGTTATCCGACTGATCAGCATGGATGGGCGCATTGTTTGACCTTGCCGAGGGAATTGACGCTGCGTGAAGGCAAAATCATTCAGCGGCCAGTTCAAGAGTTGGAGAAGCGGCGCAAAGATGAAGTAAACGCGGAGGCGGTATTGCATAGCGAAGCAAAGAGTTTTTCAGGATTTCAAGGATCTGCCTATGAGCTGATTTGTGAATTTAACGAGGCGGATGCCGATCGATTCGGCATTGAATTTCGTGTCGGAAGCACGGAGAAAACAGTTCTAACATATGACCGTAATATCAAAAAAGTAATCCTAGATCGGTCTTTATCCGGACAGTCAGTTAATTCGGAGTTCGGCAGCGAACGGCGCTGCAGTCTGGATGCAGATACAATTAAGTTTCATCTTTTCGTCGATACCTCTTCCGTAGAAATCTTTGTTAATGACGGAGAAGAGGTATTTACGAGTCGTATTTTTCCAAGTAAGGAAAGTACGCAAATCCGCTTTTTTGCCCATGGGGGAAGCGCTGCATGTCGAGCCTCCTTATGGCAAATATCATGA
- a CDS encoding carbohydrate kinase family protein, whose translation MGQLFAIGEVLIDFIPLQKGSALKDVLAFERAAGGAPANVAAAVSKLGGKAAMLTKLGKDAFGDYLIEQLDMAGVHTGFIQRTTEANTGLAFVSLQEDGERDFSFYRNPSSDLLLAEAEIDPGIFQGDDILHFGSVDLVESPMKQAHLKAIDAVERRGGLISFDPNVRLPLWTSPEECRKTIQAFIPAAHILKISEDEIEFITGIPSPEKAIAALFQGHVKAILYTRGKNGADLYLSPEEKYECQGFNVEVQDTTGAGDAFMGGFLYKLLDKKAVQDNITELLRGNHLEILQFANATGALTTMKKGAIPALPNLADVQTFIQKESNEGMITDVRKS comes from the coding sequence GTGGGACAACTATTTGCAATCGGTGAAGTACTCATTGATTTTATTCCTTTACAAAAAGGGAGTGCTTTAAAAGATGTGCTCGCCTTTGAACGGGCAGCTGGTGGGGCACCGGCTAACGTCGCGGCCGCCGTATCCAAGCTAGGCGGGAAGGCCGCGATGCTTACGAAGCTCGGAAAGGACGCGTTTGGAGACTATTTGATTGAGCAGCTGGATATGGCCGGTGTTCATACTGGATTCATCCAACGGACAACGGAAGCTAATACCGGGTTAGCATTCGTATCTTTGCAGGAGGACGGGGAAAGGGATTTTTCATTTTACCGCAACCCTTCATCTGATTTGCTTCTAGCCGAAGCTGAAATTGATCCAGGTATTTTTCAAGGAGATGACATTCTTCATTTCGGGTCGGTCGATTTAGTGGAAAGCCCAATGAAGCAGGCTCATTTAAAAGCGATCGATGCCGTGGAGCGGCGGGGAGGGCTGATTAGCTTTGACCCGAACGTCAGACTACCTTTATGGACAAGTCCAGAAGAGTGCCGGAAGACGATCCAGGCTTTTATTCCAGCCGCTCATATATTAAAGATTTCCGAGGATGAAATTGAATTTATTACGGGCATTCCGTCACCTGAGAAGGCAATAGCGGCCTTATTTCAAGGCCATGTTAAAGCCATCCTCTATACTAGAGGTAAGAATGGTGCGGATTTATATCTCTCGCCGGAAGAGAAGTATGAATGTCAAGGATTTAACGTCGAAGTGCAGGATACAACCGGGGCTGGGGATGCTTTTATGGGAGGTTTTCTATATAAGTTGCTGGATAAGAAAGCTGTACAAGACAATATAACAGAGCTCCTTCGTGGGAATCATCTTGAAATTCTGCAATTTGCCAACGCAACCGGGGCTTTAACAACAATGAAAAAAGGCGCGATACCGGCTCTTCCAAATTTAGCGGACGTGCAAACATTTATCCAAAAGGAATCGAATGAAGGGATGATAACCGATGTCAGAAAATCGTGA
- a CDS encoding sucrose-specific PTS transporter subunit IIBC encodes MSENRDIAKQVVEAIGGKDNIASFAHCATRLRIMVNDQSLIDQAQVENIDKVKGAFLNSGQYQIIFGTGTVNRIYEEVEKLGITGTTKDDLKTQSKKHGNVFQRSVRTFGDVFVPIIPVLVATGLFMGLRGLLMQEQILALFGMTANDIPANFLLFTEVLTDTAFAFLPALVAWSAFRVFGGSPVLGIVLGLMLVNPALPNAYSVANGSAEALTMFGFIPVVGYQGSVLPAFFVGLLGAKFEKMLRKRVPEALDLILTPFITLLVMITLGLFVIGPVFHSFEEWVLQGTTFILALPLGIAGLVIGFLHQIIVVTGVHHIFNFLEIQLLEQLGNNPFNAIITSAMAAQGAACLAVGLKTKNAKLKALALPSSLSAFLGITEPAIFGVNLRYMKPFVMGLIGGAIGGFLASLFGLAATGMAVTVIPGTLLYLNNQLPLYILCNVVAMAVAFILTWLFGYKDKMTEELQEAATASHDSSIGQADSAASETVTATPTEQVDKTIVDGGALSMQIPSPVAGKVLPLEEVPDPAFAQKHMGDGYAIEPTEGKVVAPFDGVVAHIMDKSKHAVILMHENGMQLLIHVGINTVSLKGNGFTAHVQSGDAVKAGQLLIEFDLDTIRAAGLTTITPVIVPSDAEQVTGLTVNGIGQSIAANQDEVLTVQFKTE; translated from the coding sequence ATGTCAGAAAATCGTGATATTGCTAAACAGGTCGTGGAGGCCATTGGTGGCAAGGATAACATAGCTTCCTTTGCACACTGTGCTACGCGATTACGCATTATGGTGAATGATCAAAGCTTGATTGATCAGGCTCAGGTGGAGAACATCGATAAGGTAAAAGGAGCTTTCTTAAACTCCGGCCAGTACCAAATCATTTTTGGCACAGGTACCGTCAATCGTATATATGAAGAGGTTGAAAAACTGGGGATCACTGGAACAACAAAGGATGATTTGAAAACTCAGAGTAAAAAACACGGTAATGTCTTTCAAAGATCGGTCCGCACATTTGGTGACGTATTCGTTCCAATCATTCCTGTACTGGTAGCTACGGGACTATTTATGGGACTTCGGGGTTTATTAATGCAGGAACAGATTTTAGCTCTGTTCGGTATGACAGCGAATGATATCCCCGCCAATTTCCTGCTCTTTACCGAAGTATTGACGGATACAGCGTTTGCGTTCTTGCCAGCGCTAGTGGCCTGGTCAGCATTCCGCGTGTTCGGAGGCAGCCCGGTTCTTGGTATCGTACTCGGGTTAATGCTGGTCAATCCCGCCCTGCCAAACGCATATAGTGTGGCGAATGGCTCAGCTGAGGCTTTGACGATGTTTGGATTTATTCCTGTCGTCGGCTACCAGGGTTCTGTACTGCCTGCATTTTTCGTGGGGCTCCTGGGAGCCAAATTCGAGAAAATGCTGCGAAAACGAGTTCCGGAAGCATTGGATTTAATTTTGACACCATTTATAACACTTTTAGTTATGATTACACTTGGCTTGTTCGTTATTGGGCCAGTGTTCCATTCCTTCGAAGAATGGGTATTGCAAGGAACTACCTTCATACTAGCTCTTCCATTGGGGATCGCAGGATTAGTTATCGGTTTCTTACACCAGATTATCGTTGTCACCGGGGTTCATCACATATTCAATTTCCTGGAAATCCAACTGTTGGAGCAGCTGGGCAATAATCCTTTCAACGCGATAATTACTTCCGCTATGGCCGCACAAGGTGCGGCGTGTCTGGCGGTGGGCTTGAAAACCAAGAACGCCAAACTGAAAGCTTTAGCATTGCCATCCTCGCTTTCCGCTTTCCTAGGGATTACCGAGCCGGCGATTTTTGGGGTCAATTTGCGTTATATGAAGCCTTTTGTGATGGGCTTGATCGGCGGAGCGATTGGAGGATTTCTCGCCTCCTTATTCGGTCTTGCAGCGACAGGAATGGCGGTTACCGTTATTCCAGGTACGCTTCTATACTTAAACAACCAGTTGCCTCTGTATATTTTATGTAATGTGGTTGCCATGGCCGTTGCTTTCATCCTAACCTGGTTGTTTGGATATAAGGATAAAATGACCGAGGAACTTCAAGAGGCTGCAACAGCATCTCATGATTCGTCCATTGGACAAGCGGATTCTGCCGCTTCAGAAACAGTAACTGCAACTCCAACTGAACAAGTTGACAAGACAATTGTTGATGGTGGAGCATTATCCATGCAAATTCCATCTCCCGTAGCAGGAAAAGTCTTGCCATTGGAAGAGGTACCTGATCCAGCCTTTGCCCAAAAACATATGGGTGATGGTTATGCCATTGAACCGACCGAAGGCAAAGTAGTTGCACCTTTTGATGGCGTAGTCGCTCATATTATGGACAAAAGTAAGCACGCAGTAATTCTAATGCACGAAAACGGGATGCAGTTGCTGATTCATGTGGGAATCAATACAGTGTCTCTCAAGGGGAATGGATTTACAGCTCATGTTCAATCGGGCGATGCGGTTAAGGCGGGTCAGCTGTTAATTGAGTTTGACCTTGACACGATCAGAGCGGCTGGATTAACTACGATTACTCCGGTAATTGTTCCATCAGATGCGGAGCAGGTAACTGGTCTGACTGTAAATGGAATCGGGCAATCCATTGCCGCAAATCAGGACGAAGTATTGACCGTTCAATTCAAAACAGAATAA
- a CDS encoding DUF421 domain-containing protein: MDFFQSNESLTVLEWILRALLSFAFLLVVTKFMGQRSISQLRLLDFIIALVLGNIIAHPLSDEKVGMKGSFVTALVLTMLYVSATWLSLKWPKLKRFLHPKPITLIHKGRIQYDQLTKARISIEYLFSELRKEKVEDIQKVALALWEPGGIVSVFMDTPHQPVTPSDLNLRTEPLTLTRPIIVEGNVDMTLLKEMGKDVEWLQDQIRLSNSNIRDVILATVSYGGHVKVFSGKQLG, encoded by the coding sequence TTGGATTTTTTTCAGAGCAACGAGTCGTTAACCGTTTTGGAGTGGATTTTAAGAGCCTTGCTTAGCTTTGCCTTCCTACTCGTTGTTACTAAATTTATGGGTCAGCGATCGATATCCCAACTGAGACTGCTGGACTTTATTATCGCTTTAGTTCTTGGAAATATTATCGCTCACCCGCTCTCCGATGAGAAGGTCGGAATGAAGGGTTCGTTTGTGACAGCTCTTGTACTAACTATGTTATATGTTTCAGCTACCTGGCTAAGCTTAAAATGGCCTAAACTCAAGCGTTTTTTGCATCCAAAGCCAATTACACTCATTCACAAAGGACGAATTCAATATGATCAGTTAACCAAAGCAAGAATTTCAATAGAATATTTATTCTCTGAACTTAGGAAAGAAAAAGTAGAGGATATTCAAAAGGTTGCCCTTGCTTTATGGGAACCGGGCGGAATCGTTTCTGTATTCATGGATACGCCTCATCAGCCAGTTACTCCATCGGATTTAAATTTGAGGACAGAGCCGCTAACTTTGACTAGGCCGATCATCGTTGAAGGTAATGTTGACATGACGCTTCTAAAGGAAATGGGCAAAGATGTGGAATGGCTGCAAGACCAAATTAGGTTGAGTAATTCAAATATTCGCGATGTCATACTTGCAACTGTCAGCTATGGAGGTCACGTGAAGGTTTTTTCAGGCAAACAGCTGGGATAA
- a CDS encoding alkaline phosphatase family protein yields the protein MLKYFGVLLVIGVLVVAIISFQKTKAVPNEKDLLQVKSTSGDKTKKVILIVVDSLMATAIDKGIMQKELPTFQYLIKHGQYYKDLVSSFPTMSVTIDSSLLTGTYPDGHHIPGLTWYSAKDTKLINYGTGPMEVIKLGVNPVLEDALIHLNGKHLNPEQTTIYDDLAKEGKKSGSINGLIYRGPVKHTLSVPLWMDASTSLPQSLEVKGPDLLALGSFSDPLTEIEKPDGLTHRMGINNQYSLLTAEYLIKNNKLPDFLYIYLPDLDKKLHKHGPNEQNGIKATDQQLQSLLQSFGSLEEALNQAIIVIVGDSGMSKVLPADDNPVIELSSLLKDYQILRQEEGVAGDTEIVLAVNETMAYIYSLKSDKLKDIASNIRTDQRIDIISWKEGEWINVIGDEIAEVLRYKMNGNLTDPYGQKWTVEQAPDVLDLSINSEDQTIRYGKYPDVLRRLYGALHSHSGEFLVVTAKPGYELADKNSPSHKGGGSHGAFGHAESLVPLIISGTDAKPEHLRMVDLKAYLMKLVTKQQPNIEKGR from the coding sequence ATGCTAAAATATTTTGGTGTGTTATTGGTTATCGGTGTCTTAGTAGTTGCCATTATTTCGTTCCAGAAAACGAAAGCAGTTCCCAATGAAAAAGACTTGCTGCAAGTTAAATCCACTTCCGGTGATAAGACCAAGAAAGTCATTCTGATCGTAGTCGATTCTTTGATGGCCACAGCCATTGACAAAGGGATAATGCAAAAGGAGCTGCCTACATTCCAATATTTGATTAAGCACGGTCAATACTATAAGGATCTGGTCAGTTCTTTTCCTACGATGTCAGTCACGATCGATAGTTCTCTGCTAACAGGGACGTATCCGGATGGTCATCATATACCTGGTTTGACCTGGTACTCGGCGAAAGACACAAAGCTTATTAATTACGGGACCGGGCCGATGGAGGTCATCAAGCTAGGAGTTAATCCGGTATTGGAGGATGCATTAATCCATCTTAACGGAAAGCATCTTAATCCGGAGCAGACAACGATTTACGATGACCTGGCTAAGGAAGGGAAGAAGTCTGGGAGCATCAATGGCTTAATATACCGCGGACCGGTGAAACATACCCTTTCTGTTCCACTCTGGATGGATGCATCAACTTCGCTACCTCAATCTCTCGAAGTGAAAGGTCCTGATTTATTAGCTTTAGGTTCTTTTTCCGATCCGTTAACAGAAATCGAGAAGCCAGATGGGTTAACCCACCGTATGGGCATAAATAATCAATATTCGCTTTTAACCGCTGAGTATTTAATCAAGAACAATAAGCTCCCTGATTTTTTATATATATATTTACCCGATTTGGATAAAAAGCTTCATAAACATGGACCTAATGAGCAAAATGGTATTAAAGCTACGGATCAGCAGTTGCAAAGTTTACTGCAAAGCTTCGGCTCGCTAGAGGAAGCTTTGAACCAAGCGATCATCGTCATTGTAGGGGATAGCGGGATGAGTAAAGTCTTGCCAGCAGACGATAACCCGGTTATCGAGCTCTCTTCTTTGCTTAAGGATTATCAAATACTTCGCCAGGAAGAAGGGGTAGCCGGTGATACGGAAATCGTTCTAGCCGTGAACGAAACGATGGCTTACATTTATAGCCTGAAGTCGGACAAGCTAAAAGATATTGCGAGTAATATCAGGACTGATCAACGAATTGATATTATTTCCTGGAAGGAAGGCGAATGGATTAACGTTATCGGAGATGAAATCGCTGAGGTGCTCAGATATAAAATGAATGGGAACCTGACCGATCCTTATGGTCAAAAGTGGACGGTAGAGCAAGCGCCGGATGTACTGGATCTATCCATTAATTCCGAGGATCAAACGATTCGCTATGGCAAGTACCCTGATGTTCTTCGTAGGTTATACGGGGCTTTACATTCACATTCCGGTGAATTTTTGGTGGTGACTGCAAAACCGGGATATGAATTAGCGGACAAGAACTCACCGTCCCACAAAGGGGGAGGGAGCCACGGGGCTTTCGGGCATGCTGAATCGCTTGTTCCTCTTATTATAAGCGGAACGGACGCCAAACCGGAGCATTTACGAATGGTTGACCTTAAAGCTTATCTAATGAAGCTCGTGACTAAGCAGCAGCCCAATATTGAAAAAGGGCGCTAA
- a CDS encoding LysE family translocator, with protein sequence MLSEWIWKGIILGLSIAAPVGPISIICIKKTLASGMRVGLYSGLGAATADAVYGLIAGFGLIWVSDFLLQFKGTIQLLGGLFICYLGIKFMRSGGHIPIEEQVARQSPFSSYIVTFLLTLSNPMTILLFIGIFGASGILFSQTPYDVPLLVGGVFFGSMLWWLLLVGIVAFLKSSLFKARSLAFINKLSGLVMICFGVSALFQYWAAA encoded by the coding sequence ATGCTTTCTGAATGGATTTGGAAAGGTATCATCTTAGGCTTATCCATAGCAGCACCAGTTGGACCCATCAGCATTATTTGTATCAAGAAAACACTAGCATCGGGAATGAGAGTCGGACTTTATAGCGGCCTTGGCGCAGCGACGGCTGATGCAGTTTATGGCCTGATCGCTGGTTTTGGCCTGATATGGGTTAGTGATTTCTTGCTGCAATTTAAAGGAACTATACAACTTCTGGGTGGATTATTTATTTGTTATCTTGGCATCAAATTTATGCGGTCAGGAGGCCATATCCCAATAGAGGAACAGGTTGCCAGACAAAGCCCCTTCTCATCGTATATCGTTACTTTCCTACTTACCCTTTCAAATCCGATGACTATTCTATTGTTTATAGGCATTTTCGGGGCTTCCGGCATTTTGTTTTCTCAAACGCCCTATGATGTACCATTACTGGTCGGAGGAGTGTTTTTCGGCTCTATGCTCTGGTGGCTTTTGCTAGTTGGGATAGTCGCGTTTCTGAAAAGCAGTTTATTTAAGGCTCGTAGCCTAGCATTCATTAACAAACTATCTGGTTTGGTCATGATTTGTTTTGGAGTTAGCGCCCTTTTTCAATATTGGGCTGCTGCTTAG
- a CDS encoding Lrp/AsnC family transcriptional regulator — protein sequence MDDIDLQILRMLKANSRITSSEISKAIHLSIPSIAERIRKLEKNGVIEQFTVKINRRAMGQNCMVYIFIQLHGSEETQLFRETIVKSEFVLECHHTSGEYDYLLKVVLPEISELEGFITYTLKSKFNIVRSNTVFILSTLKEDE from the coding sequence ATGGACGATATTGATCTGCAAATTTTGCGAATGCTCAAAGCCAATAGCCGAATTACTAGTTCGGAAATCAGCAAGGCGATCCATTTATCCATCCCTTCGATCGCTGAAAGAATCCGTAAATTGGAAAAAAACGGAGTCATTGAACAGTTTACAGTCAAGATAAACCGGCGAGCCATGGGGCAAAATTGTATGGTGTATATATTTATTCAGCTGCACGGTTCCGAGGAGACACAGCTTTTTCGCGAGACAATTGTTAAATCCGAATTTGTGCTGGAATGCCATCACACTTCCGGGGAGTATGATTATCTGCTGAAGGTGGTCTTACCGGAGATCTCGGAATTAGAAGGCTTTATTACCTATACATTAAAGAGCAAATTTAACATTGTTAGATCGAATACGGTGTTTATACTCTCCACGCTGAAGGAAGATGAATAA